From Vicia villosa cultivar HV-30 ecotype Madison, WI unplaced genomic scaffold, Vvil1.0 ctg.003327F_1_1, whole genome shotgun sequence, one genomic window encodes:
- the LOC131640812 gene encoding uncharacterized protein LOC131640812 translates to MVVALILLISGVHGYVVKGMQGINEDVEKDYIDDEIQEDDINDGFQEDVLGEEFQEDDIDLDDEFQEDDIDGEFQGDDVDEEFLEDDICDEFQEDDPDDEFQEDKFE, encoded by the exons ATGGTTGTAGCACTGATACTTTTGATCAGCGGCGTTCACGGCTATGTTGTTAAGGGTATG CAAGGTATCAATGAAGATGTTGAAAAGGACTATATAGATGATGAAATTCAAGAGGACGACATAAATGATGGTTTTCAAGAGGACGTCTTAGGTGAAGAATTTCAAGAGGACGACATAGATCTAGATGATGAATTTCAAGAGGACGATATAGATGGTGAATTTCAAGGGGACGACGTAGATGAAGAATTTTTGGAGGACGACATATGTGATGAATTTCAAGAGGATGATCCGGATGATGAATTCCAAGAAGACAAATTTGAATGA